GGGAGGCGCCAGCAGGGTGCGGCGGCTGTCGCTATACTGCGCGGATGAATCAAGACCCTTCCTGCGCCGGCGCCGATTTCCATACCCTGGTGGCGGCGCGCCGCAACTTCACGCTGCGGCGCCTGCATGCGCCGGGGCCCGACGACGCCGCGCTGGTGCGCCTGGTCGAAGCCGCCGCTCATGCGCCCGACCACGGCCTGTTGCGGCCCTGGCGTTTCGTGCTGGTCCCGCAGGCGCGCCGGGCCGACCTGGGCCAGGTGTTTGCCGACGCCCTGGCCGAGCGCGATCCGGACTGCGGCCAGGAGGCGCTGGACAATGCGCGCGACAAGGCGTTTCGCGCGCCCTGCCTGCTGGTGGCCGTGCTGCGCGACGAGGCGGGACCGAAGGCGATTCCCGTGGCTGAAAAACTGGTGTCGCTCGGCTGCGCGCTGCAGAACCTGCTGCTCGCGGCCGGGGCGGAAGGCTATGCCAGCGGCCTGGCCAGCGGAGCCGCCATGGACAGTCCCGGTATGCGCGGCCTGCTGCGCCTGGCGCCGCACGAGACCGCGATCTGCTTCATCGGCCTGGGCACCGCGGCCACCGGTAAACCGCCGCGCCCGCGGCCGGACGCGGCGGAGTTCCTGAGCAGCCTGTGACGCAAGAGCGAGGACTTCCGCGCAATTCTCATTGAAAACGGTACTTTCCTGCGCGACAACAAATCGCGCTTGCTGTACTATTTGCGGCTATACCCAACCGGATGGGCCAACCATGGCGCGCATCGATCGATGAATACAGCTGCACTATCCCAGGCAGGGATCGGCGAAGGCCAATGGCGCGACTGGCCGCCCGCGCTGCGCCTGGCAGCCTCGCTGGTGCAGGAGTCGCCGGCGCCGATGTGGCTCGCCTGGGGCGAGACGCTGGCGCTGTTCGCCAACGAAGCCTGCGCCGCACTGTGGCCAGCTGTTCGCGCCCGCCCACAGGGGGAACCTGCCGCCGAGGTCTGGGGCGCGGCCTGGGAAGCGTTGCGGCCGACGGCCATGCGCGCGTTCGAGGGCAGGGGAGGCCAGGTCGAGGAGCTGGAGCTGGAGCTGGAGCTGGATGCCGATCGTGCGCCAGGCTGGGCGACGTTCTCGTTCACGCCGCTGCGCGACGACGACGGCCGCGTGTGCGGCTTGCTGTGCACGATGCACGATGTGACTGCGGCGGTGCTCGCCCGGCAGCGCCTGCGCGACAGCGAGGCGGCGGCCGCGCTGCGCAGCGCGCAGACGCTGGAGACCGCGGAACGCTACCGGCTGGCCGTGCTGTCGACTAACGACGCCGTCTGGGACTGGAATATGGCCGATGGCCACGTGATCTGGAACCAGGCGGTGCAGACCCTGTTCGGCCACCAGCACGACGCGACCAGCGCCGACTGGTGGCTCGAGCACATTCACCCCGATGACCGGCCGCGCATCGACTGCACCATCCACGCCGTGATCGACAGCCAGGACAGCAGCTGGTCGGGCGAATACCGCTTCCGGCGCGCCGATGGCAGCTATGCCGAGATCTACGACCGTGGCACGGTGCTGCGCGATGCCGAGGGGCGGGCGCTGCGCATGATCGGCGCGATGCTCGACCTCAGCGAACAAAGGGCGACCCGGGCCGCGCTGCAGGAAAGCGAGCGCCTGTTCCGCACCCTGTTCGAATCGATCGACGAGGGCTTTTGCGTGATCGAATTCCTGGACGGTCCGCATGGCCCGCTGAACGACTACGTGCACGTGCTGGCCAATCCGGCCTATGCGGCCAATGCCGGCATCGAGGATGTGGTCGGGCAGCGCGCCAGGGAGCTGGTGCCCGAGGAAGCCCAGGGCTGGATCGACATCTACCGCCAGGTTCTGGAAAGCGGCCAGCCGACCCGCTTCGAGCGCGCGCTGGAGCGCACCGGCCGCTTTCTCGAACTGGCGGCGCTGCGCATCGAGCCGC
This portion of the Telluria beijingensis genome encodes:
- a CDS encoding nitroreductase family protein, yielding MNQDPSCAGADFHTLVAARRNFTLRRLHAPGPDDAALVRLVEAAAHAPDHGLLRPWRFVLVPQARRADLGQVFADALAERDPDCGQEALDNARDKAFRAPCLLVAVLRDEAGPKAIPVAEKLVSLGCALQNLLLAAGAEGYASGLASGAAMDSPGMRGLLRLAPHETAICFIGLGTAATGKPPRPRPDAAEFLSSL